The genomic region GCAGGTCCTCTAAAAATAACGGTTGCCTATATAGACTTTAAATCGTGAACTTGACTcagtgaaaaatatattttgtgtgttcACCACGTACACTTTTATTGATTCGTGTTTCTAAATATGGGTTATTTTTATTCGTATTAGTTTATAAATATAAGGCTGTTCAATATTTTGTATacgttttttataatttattttaaattctgcaGCAATGTCTGAATTAGTGCTGCACTGTTAGgctatatattttaatacttttatttaaaatataataagtcTTTCTGTAGTGCAGTGGAATAAAACAAATATGCATTCTGCCACTGGTGCAATTTCTCTTGTTTTTACCAcacgttttgaatgaatttctGCCAAGCCCAGCCTACATAATTGAAATCGAGAGAATGGCTTATACGCTATAGTGTATCTCGGCAGAAAGTTTTCAAACTTAAAATTAGCAGGGTTCTTGGATGTGTACCACACAAGGTTCCAAGACAGGTCCTGAAATAATGTTCTAAAGACGGCAGTTAATCTGCATTAACAGTACACAATTCAGAACTTTTTCGTCCCTCAAAGAAACAGGATGCTAAGATGGCGGCATCTTATTGTCAAGTTCAAGTGTGTTGTTGTTTCGTACCGTTAGAGTAGGGCGTATAAGTTCACGGTTAGAACCAGAGAAGAATagcaaaagaaataaatgaaaaagaaaaactgaggTCTTCATTTGTGACAtttcagaatttgttttaattccaGTCAAAAACTTGTTCACATTTTGTCATAAATAGTTTGttaaacaaaccaacaaacaatAACCCTACTTCGAAAGAAAGTACAAGATTTTGCTGAGTTTTGAATAGGTATGTTGTAGTAACATCGTTTGCCTCGAAAATGGCACAGTGACACAGTTCATCAGTTAAACGTGCTTTTCAGGAATAACTTGATGCGTGACCCATTTCCACGAGAAAATGTCACAGAATCACATTCAAGCTCCATTTGTACATCAGATCTGTATGAGATCAGGGCTGAAGATACATCGAAGGTGGCTGAAATaaatctttcttctttttaacataacgTATAGAAAAtagtatataaaacatatattcattaaattatttaaataaacgtATTTATATATCACGTTACTCACGAggtactgtattttttatgtttgttttcaaaAGTAGCTAGTGCTGGTGGTTTGAAATCATGTTCATAAGCACAATATCTTTATATGCATAATTTTTGTCTCTTAAAAAATATGTAACAATGCAACGCTGTAACTCTTGGTGTCACTGAACACATATTTTCCCTCACTTTTCCACCTTAAAAAGTTCTAGTACTCTTAATGCTAAATTTCATTCACACATACAGTTCCATATCTGGAAAAGTTATTCACATAAAACAAGCAAATGTGTAATCAAAGTTTTCTATATGTTATACCACAGTATTCATAACCAACAACACGCTATATTCACAGAATAACTAcatttaaaacaatgcaaactGACAGACAAAACGTTTTATTTTGAGATAACTGTTGTGACATATCATTGCTCCTCTGACACATTAAACACAGACTTGCATCCACAAAGACAGTTCTGCAACCATCAAAAATGGAATACCATACTGATTCAAATGGCTGTACCGCAAACCCCAAGAATATAATGTATTTAACACTGTCACACAAGTTCAAAGTTGATGCATGAATGAAAGCTATATGCTATTGCATGGTGTATCTGATCAGAAATTGGCGTGTCGATGAAAACACTGGTCAGTGGGCCTCTCGAATTTGTAAGTGTTCCTTATAGAGATGTAGTCTATACTCTGATGCTAAgagtaaatgggaaaaaaatgtcattttgataAGAACCAGAAACTCTCAATATTACTTCATTGCATGACTTTAGTagaagaaaaggaaaaaggggagaaaacaaaaacaatattttttatttctttttaataccGGTCCTCATATGAACTTGCGTTGGAAAATGTATACTTGAAACTATAGATCATGTCAtgtcataatattattataattaatacttTACGACCCAGATAAGACACATATATTGGTTAAAAAAGATACAATCGTATCGTGGGAACTTTAGAACTGACTCCCTTTTCATCGTTAAAACTGGTTATTGACTCAAAACTGTACAGTCTTGTTAGAAAACATTTCCATAAATATCATTTAAGATTCGGCTCTTTCGCcgataattaaattacaaattgataaatatgaaatatggCATCATGGATATGTATTTACATCATTATTAACAAAGGCAACGTTATATTCAAAGGTAACAATCGTAAGCTAATACCACATTTCTCCACCTGAAAACGGACTTGGACAACAGATTTGACTCCATCAAACAAGGAAATACATTCACGAGTAGGCTATATacttatttatgatttattatttttttgttcaagtTCAAGACAAAGACTTTGGCACGTTTCTTAAGACTGTCTGAAGTTTTAACAATCAATCAAAAGGCGATGTGAGTGTCACCTTAATATAAAACACCGTGAAATATTCTTTCTTtgccattattttttaaatatttttttttcttcagaaaatacataaaatgaaaaataaaataatcatctgaaatctgaaaaCTAAAGGAAACCCATTTCTTCTTAGAaagtgttattttgttattttatgccTTGCTAGTTTTCTTCGAACTCGGAATAAAGTCAGATTTCGAATCCTGAGAATGGACGAGGCCTGCTGGCGAACTCTCATCTTTTCCTGTTGTTTCAATGCCATTTTGAACGCCATAgcgtaaatagtttttttaaaggtTACTTCAACCTTTTGGTACACCATTTGAGAGTCTGCTTGGAGCTTCAAACGTACCATTCGTTAAAATTAGGCGGTAGTCCATCGCTGTGTGCAGATGTATTTCGCACTGCAGACGTGGGTGTTTTTGTCGGGTCTTCAGTGTTCGCAGAAACCAGCACTGGCGGCGTGGAGGACTCGTATCCAGAGCTAGCAGCTGGAGACGACTCTGAGCCTTGTGATTCATGTACCTTAAATTACAACGTTGATAGATGTGTGACATACAGGAGGAAATAGCACGCTTGTTTTACAAGGTTAAACTTTACGCTATGTCTAGGATTTCTGATCTCGGTTATACATTTGTGAACCAAAATACAGAACAATATCAGGCCTgcttaaaatgtatgtaaacgCATTGTTTTGTTAATGCATTTTGGGTTTATCTAAGTGGTTACAACATATACAATTTTATCAGAAAATATCCCTTACCTTCATGTGTTTCCTGAGCGAGCTTGGATGTGTATAGGACTTGTCACACACTTTGCAGATATATGGCTTGTCAGATGTGTGCACGTGCATGTGCTTTTTCCTGTCGCTGCTGTTCGCGAAGCGCCTGTCGCAGCCGTCGAACTCGCATTTAAATGGTTTCTCACCTGCAAGTGAGAGCAAACACTGAAGTTTTAgtaatgttactttttttaataGAGCGGATGTTCAGTACAACTTTCAGTTATGTAATATGCCTTTCGAAATTAACAGGCCGTGTTGCGCTCACGCTAGATGGTTTGGTTGCACATATCACGCTCTTTGAGAGTCCTTGCTGTTATCCCTTATTTTACTTCTCAAGAATCTTTATATTCGTTTTAGCAAACTAACACGCCATGCATTGTCGTGTTTACTGTGTGGCAATTGGTGAACAATTTTTGCACACGTTTCTTCTCTGCCAAGTGTAACCAAAGAATGTTCAACAGCTTGCTATGCATTTCATGTGGATCTCGAAAGGGGTCAGTTATTTAGGCACAAATCCAGCTATCATACCAAATGGAATTCGACCACTTCATACTTTCCCAGACCAATATGTACCACTGTTTTCATGCATCCACAAAACACAAATCCCATGCTACTTCTAACTTTATAGCCACAAGCATCAGGAAGAGCTTCACAAATGCAAGAAGACAGTCCATTCACAAATTAGCTCCACAACAACGCAAGCAGCTTTGCATTTAATTCTTTTCTGTTATTCATCCCCTCAAAGAGATGGAATATGTATACAtttgaacaaaaaataattttgctcaACCTGAAAAAAGAGAATAAGAAACTAAATTCCTTAATAACGGTCATGTGATCAAAATAATTTTATCCTCCCAAACATTTGACTAATGTAGGCCTATTTAATTTCCCTAAACCTAAAGTGTAGTTAAAGTAGTTGTGGCAATTTTACTCCATactttaaaattaattcaaaagCAAATGCacttttgtgcatttttaaagaACTGAAATTTACGTAGAACCTCGCtggaatattaataaatacatatttttttccaaaaccagtgggttaagcaaaaaaaaaaaaaaaaaaaaaaagggagagggggggggggggtgccttACCTGTGTGAGTTCTTTTGTGAATTTTAAGATTTTCTGATCTTGCAAAGATTTTCCCACAACCGGGGAATGGACAAGggaacggtttctctccagtgtgcacTCGGATGTGATTCACCAGTTTGTATTTGGCCTTAAAGGATTTCCCCTCTCTCGGGCAATCCTCCCAGAAGCAAATATGATTACTCTGTTCTGGGCCGCCAACGTGTTCCATTGAAACATGTGTCACCATTTCATGCATTGTGCTGAAAGTTCTGTCACAAGTCTTTTTAGGTCTGTTCATCTGATTCTCATCTATCCACTTACAAGACATTTCTTGCTTAATAGGCTGCCGCATGTATCTGAAGAAGGCCCCCGGACCGTGGTGTGTGGGTACGTTCATCCCCATGTTCATATTGATGGGATGGTTGTAGTTATGAAGCTGAGCGGTGCCGTAAGGGTCCGTTCGAGGGCTGGCCACAGGTCGGTACGGATCTGGACGGCCAAAAATGTCCCCGCGTAAACCCAGGTGCATTTGACTGTTTACAACATGTCCTCCCGGTGAAGTGTGGCTCACGCTCTGGTCATGAAGTCCAGGAAACAACAGATGTCCCGGGTTGTCCGAAATTCCGGGGGGCCCGTGTAGACTCCCAGCAGAAGCGGCAAAGATTCCATGCTGGGCACTCGGCGGCGCGGTCTCTCCGATGCCTGCGCCCCTGTTTCTGAAGAGAAAGTCCCTGGTCGAATTGAATGCTCCACCGGCGTAAGAACCAACTTGTCCTCCGTGGTGGTGTCCGAGCGCGGCTGCGTATCCAGTAGCTTGCGGGGTGAACGCTGAGGACTGGCTGGAGGCGATATCGTGAGTAACGGGACTTATCTTGAAGGCAGCCGAGTGAGATGAATCTGCGAATGGACTGAGCCCCAGCCCGGGGTCTCGGTTTCCCAAGTCATGGTGTCTAGGCGTTCCGAACCCCCCTACTCCTAGTGAAGGGAACTGAGGAGCGCTATCAAGGAGCATAGTCATTGGGctaaatagagaaaaaaacaagtcaaaaagaaaaaaaaaaggtatgagAAACCCCAATTTAGTGGAGTGAAGTGGCTAACGGTAAACTGAGCACAATTTCACGTAGGCTTCAATAAAGAAATCTTGAATTGAAAAACGAAAGGATAATCCCGGGTCTCGATAAACGGGAGGAAAACTCCCGTAACTGGGATCCGTGAGAAAGAGGATCAAACTTCCCCCCCTTTCCAAGCGAATGATGTCCTTGGACTGATAAAGTCAATCACTCACTCCTTGCACATAAATGAGCTCGGGAGGCAGCACTACGCTGACCAATGAGAGCACAGCGCTTCCTTTCACACGTGACAGCTAGGAAGGGTGCTAATTGGCTGCGCGTTCGTTGATTGGCATGGTTTAGTATTGAAAATGGCAGTTCGTTTCAGTGAGTAGATTTGATTGGTCGCTGTTGGTATTATTTGCAGGTAAACCTACGGGACTTTATTTCTGGTCAGTAAGAGAGGCTTGTTAATTTCCCGTGCTTAGCACGTCAGCTGTTCCCAAAGTTACATAAACTTTCAGGAGTTGCTTGACAATTCATTTATCAAAATAGCCTACACTTTCCCGAGCCtcttaaaaaaagtgaaatagataaaaaaaaaggtcaaaagtgacttagctaataaaatatcgcaattttttaaattatttttgtagtcTAAATGAAGATAATTCATttgtaaatctctctctctctctctctctctctctctctttatctatctatctatctatggcaAGTATATGCGTCCATCAGTTTAGTTTTTCttggattagttttttttttttttctgaaatcacCTTATACAGTTGTAAATTTCCTGAAGCCGTAAAATGGTGAAAAATATACATCGGACTGCAGAGTGTAGAACTCAATAATAAGAGTCAAAGAATATGTTGGTAATTATAAAATCCccaggatttcttttttttttttcatggcgaaaaaaaaatcttgctattGAGGAAGTTTGCTAGTGACTCGCTGCAGGACACACAAAATCTGATCAAGTTCAGAGACGCGTTGAGTGTTTCAAGGAGCGCCTTTTATACCTCCAAGCCATTTCACGTTCCCTCTCCCCCTCAATCTCTCCTCGAAAGGAGTTCCCTTTTATATTTTagagattaaaaaacaaaaatctttaaaTCAGCTCTTCATTCCGGTTTAGTCATCAGCTATCACGCTTTCACTTTCAGCATTTTctacgagagaaaaaaaaagcataagcTACAGCGACCTATTCTAATAGTTTGAAGGTGAGTAGTCTAATCCATTTTTCATTAGATGCGTTATAAAAGTGCCCTGTTGAACTTTTGCATGCTGTATTTAGTTAATAATCTAAATCGTGTAGCCTAACTTTTAAACATATAATAACAAAGAAAAtttaaaacgtttaaaaaaaagtaatttcacataaaaacattttaacagaatTTAGTAGTAAATGTTTAATGGTTAACTGAGTTATTAGAATAGCGTGTGCTTTtcgcatatacatacatacatatatatatatatatatatatatatatatatatatatatatatatatatatagtagtgtgTATGGTATAAACCTATTTAAAAAGTCACACAAGTTTTAAAGGTTACTGCTAGCAATATAGATCTCCAGTTATTCTCCTAATCTTTCTTCAAGCTTTATCCCCCCTCCTTTctgctctctttctttctttctgcccCTATCTATTTCTCTATCTGTCGTAGCCTACAATAGCACACATGCGAGTATGCTGTACCGCCGGACGGATTTACagcgattgtttttttttttttaaggattcacTGTTGGAAGTGAGATAGCTACGGTTTCTTACCTTCCACTATAGATGTAGGCCTAGTTTGTCTGTTTAAATGTGGACGCGCTTAATATATTATGTGACATATTCATTTCCAGGCGTGGCTAGGAAATAAGTTCTTAAGGACGTTCTTCGCTTTCTCCGTTGCAGGGAATTGTTCAGTTATTTTACTGAACTTATCTACTGCACTGCAACTCTAGCCaaagggcaaatgagggcaagagACGTTTTTAACTCAAGAGGGCATAGTACGTTATTTTACATTGGACTACTGAAAATTGAAAGGACTTAAAGGCCTATAATTGCATTGACCAGAGCTATATTTCGACCTATTATTTGAGGTATAGTCAAATAATGTTTCGTCAGAATAATGCGATGAGCTCCAGCTCCCGCCCCCTTTACTAGACCATGTCTTCATTTTTTTAGTCAGAGCAGAATTAACTGGAAACTGCTGAAAGTTAAACTCTTGAAAATGATGAATCGGGTTAATACACAATTATCAAGCTCAGTAGTGTATAGCATCGTTTACAGATAAAATCTTGATAATTAGGCTATATGTATAGATAGTGTTAttctgtttattcattcattccagTTGTCAATCTCACATTAAATTATTACATacttaaatacatataataataataataataataataataataataataaattttcacTGTTTAGCAACAGCAGATGGAAATATGGAAATCGTCATCCTTTCATATAGGGAGATTATATTAGGGGTAgtatttaaatctttaattttattttgagatTGGCCTATTACTTTTATCTTTTATCTTCTCGTTCTTATATGTATATGCAGACACATGGCTGTATATCCGTGTACGTATTCCTTAAATATTCAAAAGTATTTAGCTTGTTTTCTATTAGCTTTATTGAGGAGTGGGGTCTATTTAGGCTATCTCAAACATTTAATCAGTATTGAGTAATGAGATAACTGTGGTACCTTCAATTAACATGTGTCTGTATAAACTTTAACGAAGTTTAGCACAAATGACTGGAAATTAAATTTGTCGAGGCGTTACGCATCTGCTTATTAGTGAATGCAAACTGCTGTTGCCAGGGTAGACTATTGTGCCCTGCTGAGTCCTAAAAATCAGAGGGAAAAATGGCGTTAAAAGTGTAGAGTCCGTGTGTTCGGTGCTTTTTTCCTACTTAAATTTCACTCAGTTTGTCTCTGTTCTCCACTTAGTTTGCCCATCTAAATTTACCTACATTCAGCCCCTAACTTGTAAAGCTGAACACCCGCTATGTTTATTGCaacttttttgtagttttaatactaatatattacaCCGAATATATTCAGCCAGCATTGGTTACCATGTTTTACTATTACtttactttatttcattttatttatttttaaattctcaaAAGCAATGTATGGCTTTACTGGTGTCTTGATATGAAATGAAGATAAAGCTACATTTGtaattgtacaaaaataaatatattatgcaaGGAAGAGAGGCACTTTACATTTtggcaaaatatttaaagtactATATTTAGATTTGTAGAGCATACATAATTTACTGTTTCATAATACTCTCTACTTTCAGTTAAGTTTTCTTCTTTAAACCACTTTGATAAGACTTTGACTATGGATACATCGAATTGATATAAGTGTTTGTTGACTATATTTAGTTTGTGCACTGTAGGTCCCAAAGACAAATCTGTGACTATGTGAACTATAGATGTATGTATATGATAGAACGCAGAAAAACAATATTCAGTGTCCTATACAATACCTAATAACTTTTCTCTTATGGTCATTCAtttatgatctctctctctctctttctccatatGTATTTAAAGATCATTGTACTAACTCATTTATTGGAAGtctttattattgtatattaacaGAATGTGTGTAGAAATGCCTTTCATCTTTTCCAGTAATGAAGAAAGAGATTAACCAGGAAGAGTTGCTGTGTGGTGTGGGAGAAGCGACTGAGTTTTGTTATACAAATTAATGTCTGCCTTTGATTGTTCTCTATGCTCTGTTATGGTGTAGGATATCATAGTTAGGGAGATTTATCTAAAAACTGCATTGCAACTCATtacatataaaagtatatattctTGGACTTTTCTGGTCTTTCTTGTTTTATATTATGTTTGATATGACCCTGTTCATGTAAAAAGAATTGTGTTATTTACTGTTAATTATGACTTGATTGTGAATACAGTTCCTGTAACCTCAGTAAATATTGTCTTGTAATATTTACTCTATCCAAGAACTTCACATGTGGGaagaattatattattaaataacccAAGTTTATGCCCACTCATTAATAGGGTGGTGGGGGCTTGGAGACAGTCTtcagaataaatatattaattacttTCTTAAATTCAATATGTTGTAAGGTAAGTGAACAGTATCCCTGGTTTAAAAGTTGTTCTTTAGATTCTAATTCACATAATTAAATTCTGATCTTAATACGTCAACATTTGTGTGGTTATTTAAACATGTTTGAGTTGGccctttaaaaaagaataatttgaCGGTCCACACTATGATGCTGTCACACTTTTGACAGTAACTGTGAGTACACCACAaacctgttttcatttttattcgttTAGTAGTGACAGGtgcaaaacattcaaaataagcGAATACATTTCCTTCTTAGATGGCAGGTCATCTTGGGGTTGTAAGGGTTAAAGCTTTAAAGCATTCTTGTAACCTCGAAAGTCAAAAGTCTATTAACCCTTGCATATTCCACGTACAATTGACGTTAAATTTAGCTATTATGCTATATTGACGTAACCCTAGTTTTACTGTGGCTCATTTTTacgcatttattattattatttattaattagatacattatttattaatgaatttcATTCACCtattaaattttataaataaagaaaaaaatgttcatTCAAATATTCGATAAAAATGCACGCCTAAGTACATCCAATAAAATTAATCTAATCTTCACTAAACAAATAATAGACCTTCACATTCGGAACGATACCTTTTACAATATGGGatatttttatgtgcattataaTCAAATAGTGCCCCACGAATTTCCCCCGAagtgtttaatataaaatattacgtcattttacataattaataacaaataatatttcCCTGAACTTTTGCATGAAAAACAAACAGTGAAGTTTCTATGTCACATTTACCTTTAGCTAAATAAGCGTAAtctttaacttaaaaataaataaaacaatgtaaatatttattaaataaataatataataataataataataataataataatgataataatgtatCCTGTGTACAATGAAAACCAGTATTATATCTACTGGACCGAGTAACACCAAAGCATattcaatttaattaaagttaaacaacaatattaaatattaaaaccgACATTCTGGCTTGAAAGAGAATTTTGATTTCGTTGCTTAACTCTGGTTATTTCTATTCGATGTTGAAAACACTGTTGCACAGCATTAGTAGCACAGACTTGCTTATAATGTATATAGCTATATGGCATTTAAACATTTCTATATCTTAGCCAACAATACCGCATTCGGCACTCTCAAGTCACAGAACAGCCAATATCTGGCAGTGCGCGAGCGGCACATATCAAAGCATTTTCACTGAGAAATTTGAAAACGGAGTCGTGTGGTGAACGCCTGCGTGTCCCTTTTAAAACAAATCCAGGGACTGTCAATCATCGCGCATTCCGACCAATCCCAAAGCACCGTTTTTTAAAAGCTGGTTTGCCTGCTGTGCTTTTATATTGCAGTATGGCCTGGTTCGGAGCATTTTACTACCACGGTTATTGCCACAAATCAAGAGGGCAAAGTGAACGGCATGGGACTCACACCAATCTTTACGAACCGGGGTCCTATTCCTGCGTCTGAGAGGTTTACTGGCAATAACTGCACATGCAGATGATGCAGCGGGGGAAATGGGGAAGAGTTTTGTAGGTAAATCGTAAACGTTAGAGGTTGGTTGATTTACCAAGACCTCAGCCAAGCAACAAAACATGACAAGCCTGTCGCGGTTTAGTGGCTGCCCTCTTTCTTGCGTCAACCCTGGGGAGAGCAATACTGAACCCAGCGTGGTGCTGCCACCTTTGGCAGAGGAGCACATGGGGCACCCCACTGGCAGTTCCTTAAAACTCTGCCCCTCGCAAAATTTGCGAGACTACCACGAGACGAGGGCCAGTGCATTTGTTGACCACTCGGTTACCCATTTTCCAGACACTGGATACACCAGTCATCGCTTAGAACCCAGTCCTAGGGGCATTATCATTGGGACAAATCTGTCAGCAGCAGGCATGCCACCAGTAACTGATCAGCTGGCTCCGAGACCTAACCAACATGGCAATATTGGAAGGTACCGTGACCTCCACAGCTATAGGGATGGCAGGAGCCAGGCTTTCTTCAACACGTATCAAGAGCAGGCCCATGGTTCGTCAGACGCAACCCGAGATCTCAGCAGCCAAATGATGTTGGGTCTTCCCGGGGATCTTCTCTCTCGAACGCACCCATACGGGCAGTCGGTCAGTGGCCCCAGGGCCAACAGCCAGCAGTTAGTCACCCAGTTCCTGGAGTTCTATAAGCCTCTGAATATGGCCATGCAGCGAGGAGGGGGTGACGCCTTCCTCAGGTGCTCCAGACAGAACCCAAAGCACGAGCTGGTGTGCAAGTGGAGTGACGGCCAAGAAGGCACTGGCAAGCCGCCCTGCGCCAGGAGTTTTGGAACCATGTATGAACTCGTCACCCATATGACGGTTGAGCATGTCGGAGGACCGGAGCACTCCGACTACGTTTGTCACTGGGAGAACTGTTTAAGAGACAGAAAGCCTTTCAAAGCCAAATACAAGCTCGTCAACCATATCAGAGtgcacactggagaaaagccctTTCCCTGCCCTTTTCATGGATGTGAAAAAGTTTTTGCCAGATCTGAGAACCTCAAGATACACAAGAGAACGCATACAGGTTagttcattataataataatattaatagtaataatagaaTGACAGGCTTCAAACTTATGGAATTGTTTCTAAAccccttctttttttttgtagtgttttgCTTAACAttgttcaaaaacaaaattaattcatTAAGAACTGCCAGGACAGAAAAACTGGTCAAAACGTAGGCTACTGTTTGATTAATTGTTCCCAAAGTAACACTATaaaatatataccgta from Carassius carassius chromosome 29, fCarCar2.1, whole genome shotgun sequence harbors:
- the LOC132109514 gene encoding zinc finger protein ZIC 3-like; this translates as MTMLLDSAPQFPSLGVGGFGTPRHHDLGNRDPGLGLSPFADSSHSAAFKISPVTHDIASSQSSAFTPQATGYAAALGHHHGGQVGSYAGGAFNSTRDFLFRNRGAGIGETAPPSAQHGIFAASAGSLHGPPGISDNPGHLLFPGLHDQSVSHTSPGGHVVNSQMHLGLRGDIFGRPDPYRPVASPRTDPYGTAQLHNYNHPINMNMGMNVPTHHGPGAFFRYMRQPIKQEMSCKWIDENQMNRPKKTCDRTFSTMHEMVTHVSMEHVGGPEQSNHICFWEDCPREGKSFKAKYKLVNHIRVHTGEKPFPCPFPGCGKIFARSENLKIHKRTHTGEKPFKCEFDGCDRRFANSSDRKKHMHVHTSDKPYICKVCDKSYTHPSSLRKHMKVHESQGSESSPAASSGYESSTPPVLVSANTEDPTKTPTSAVRNTSAHSDGLPPNFNEWYV
- the LOC132109515 gene encoding zinc finger protein ZIC 1-like gives rise to the protein MTSLSRFSGCPLSCVNPGESNTEPSVVLPPLAEEHMGHPTGSSLKLCPSQNLRDYHETRASAFVDHSVTHFPDTGYTSHRLEPSPRGIIIGTNLSAAGMPPVTDQLAPRPNQHGNIGRYRDLHSYRDGRSQAFFNTYQEQAHGSSDATRDLSSQMMLGLPGDLLSRTHPYGQSVSGPRANSQQLVTQFLEFYKPLNMAMQRGGGDAFLRCSRQNPKHELVCKWSDGQEGTGKPPCARSFGTMYELVTHMTVEHVGGPEHSDYVCHWENCLRDRKPFKAKYKLVNHIRVHTGEKPFPCPFHGCEKVFARSENLKIHKRTHTGEKPFKCEFEGCNRRFANSSDRKKHSHVHSSDKPYTCKVRGCEKCYTHPSSLRKHMKLHCKAYIAKIGEDDEHLVEARSPEVAEQQDTPASTTVTRTMTTPSLSPETRNESTMRSRFHHTFENSLDYMAHRPQSLLDPLLLQRGSYRPESVQYSCSQPSHSFAPSHRTFATNSPFQKSLVNGWYTCHSAVDTFSPKHCNSDL